The DNA sequence CCGAGCGTGCGGCCGCCTGCGGCGGTGATCAATTCCACCATCTCGTCGAGCGTGCGGGCGGAGATGCCGTCGCGGCCCGGTGCGGGCAGATGTTTTGCGACATACAGAATTGCGGCCTTCTGATGGTCGAAGGGGGAGCCGACGTCGAGCCCGTTCCACCGCATCTTCTTCTCGTCGGACGGCGGCGGCTTGCCGATTGCGGTGATGCTCTGGGCAGATTTGGTTGCCTCGGAGTCGACGTCGGATCCGGCATCGCCGCTGCGGTGTGGCGGCAATCCCCAGCCGGCCGCCAAGCCGTCAAATGAACCGCCGACGGTCAGTGTGGCCGATGTCAGGATCACTGTCGCCTTGGCGAACAGTGAGGCACGCAGCAGCCCGCCGACCGACAGTGGGGCCACCCTGAGTACCCGTTTGCGTTCACCTCGCACCAGGTCTTCCCCGACCCAGACGACGTCCAGGCGGCGCGATTCGTCGGGATCGTCGAACGCGGCCAGAATCCGCACGGCGGTGTCGTGCATCTCTTCCAGAGAGGTGAGCGCAGCCGAGCGGGCAGCACTCGCGTCGGCGTCCACCTCGCCACTTCGTTTGGCGGGCCCGATGGCGGTGTGCGCCTTCCACAGACGGTCACGCAACGACGCGAGCGCCAGCGGCGCGCCGTCGGGGAGCCCGCTCCATCTGCCGGGTTCGAGTTGTTCGAGAAGGGACTCGATCAACTCGCCGCTGCCCTCGATGTCGTCGGCGATCTCCTGGTCGATCAACTTCCCGCAGCGCCGGGCCACACCTGCGATGGAGGTGCCCGAGATCTCTGCGGTGGCCACAGCTGTGATCCGGTCGGCGAGTTCGTGGGCCTCGTCGACCACCACCACGTCGTGGTCGGGCAGGATCGTTGCCTGGCTCATCGCGTCGATGGCCAGCAGCGCGTGATTGGTCACAACGAGGTCGGCCGCGCCTGCCTTCGCCTTGGCCTTCTCGGCAAAGCAGTCGGCCCCGTACGAGCAATTGGTTGCTCCCAGGCACTCTCTTGCGCTGACGCTGACCTGTCGCCAGGCCCGGTCCGATACGCCGGGCTCGAGGTCGTCGCGGTCACCGGTATCGGTGTCCGACGACCATTCGCGGACCCGGGTGACCTCGCGTCCCATCCGAGATGCGGTGAAGGCGTCGAAGAGTTCCCCGTCGGGTTCCTCGATGGTTCCGGCATGGATCTTGTTGAGGCACAGATAGTTTCCTCGGCCCTTGAGGATGGCGAACTCTGGTGCGCGACCGAGGGGCTTGGTGAGCGCTTGTGCGGTGCGCGGGAGATCGCGGTCGACGAGCTGGCGCTGCAAGGCGATGGTGGCAGTCGACACCACCACCGTGTGCCCGGTGTCCACGGCATGTCGCAGCGACGGAACCAGGTAGGCGAGAGACTTACCGGTTCCGGTGCCGGCCTGGACGGCCAGATGTTCCCCGGTGTCGATCGAATGAGCCACGGCCGAAGCCATTTTGAGCTGACCATCACGTTTGGCGCCTCCGAGCGCCTGCACCGCGGAGGCGAGCAGTTCGGGTACCTCGGGTATGGACGTCACCGTGATCGTCCACGGCGGCTCAGGTCTGTGTCATGCCACCAGATCATGCGGGACGGTCCGCCGCGGACACACCGGTGATCACGCCGATACCGGCCTCGGTCATCCGGGCAACGGCTGTCTTGGTGGTGTCCGGGCTGACTCCGGCGGTGTAGCGCAACAACACCCGTGTGGTGAATCCGGACGCCTGTGCGTCGAGCGCGGTTGCCACCACGCAGTGGTCGGTTGTCAGTCCTACGATGTCGACGGCGTTGATCTGCTTGTCTCTCAACCAGTCCGCCAATCCGGCACCGGAATCGTCGAATCCCTCGAACCCGGAGTACGCCGCGCTGTATTC is a window from the Williamsia sp. DF01-3 genome containing:
- a CDS encoding ATP-dependent DNA helicase, whose product is MTSIPEVPELLASAVQALGGAKRDGQLKMASAVAHSIDTGEHLAVQAGTGTGKSLAYLVPSLRHAVDTGHTVVVSTATIALQRQLVDRDLPRTAQALTKPLGRAPEFAILKGRGNYLCLNKIHAGTIEEPDGELFDAFTASRMGREVTRVREWSSDTDTGDRDDLEPGVSDRAWRQVSVSARECLGATNCSYGADCFAEKAKAKAGAADLVVTNHALLAIDAMSQATILPDHDVVVVDEAHELADRITAVATAEISGTSIAGVARRCGKLIDQEIADDIEGSGELIESLLEQLEPGRWSGLPDGAPLALASLRDRLWKAHTAIGPAKRSGEVDADASAARSAALTSLEEMHDTAVRILAAFDDPDESRRLDVVWVGEDLVRGERKRVLRVAPLSVGGLLRASLFAKATVILTSATLTVGGSFDGLAAGWGLPPHRSGDAGSDVDSEATKSAQSITAIGKPPPSDEKKMRWNGLDVGSPFDHQKAAILYVAKHLPAPGRDGISARTLDEMVELITAAGGRTLGLFSSMRAAKEAAEAVRTRIELPVLCQGDGATGALVKEFAADEKTCLFGTLSLWQGVDVPGPSLNLVLIDRIPFPRPDDPLLMARQRAVAARGGNGFMAIAATHAALLMAQGTGRLLRSTSDRGVVAVLDSRLATARYGNYLLASLPPFWRTTDAQLVRGALTRLQGAGAG